From Hoplias malabaricus isolate fHopMal1 chromosome 11, fHopMal1.hap1, whole genome shotgun sequence, a single genomic window includes:
- the zdhhc7 gene encoding palmitoyltransferase ZDHHC7 — MQSSGHRLRDVEQHHPLLGSGEEEVAVGRIWFIQDGCGMVCAFMTWFLVLYAEFVVNFVMLLPSKSFWYSLINGVAFNFLAVLALASHLRTMLTDPGAVPKGNATKEYMDSLQLKPGEVIYKCPKCCSIKPERAHHCSICKRCIRKMDHHCPWVNNCVGENNQRFFVLFTMYIASISLHALCLSGFHFFTCVKVQWSECSDFSPPVAVMLLIFLCLEALLFLTFTAVMFGTQIHSICNDETEIERLKNEKPTWERRVRWEGMKAVFGGPPSLLWFNPFAGLRLRRLLMIHSRKSGSEFSV; from the exons ATGCAGTCTTCTGGCCACCGGCTAAGGGATGTGGAGCAGCATCATCCCTTGCTGGGCAGTGGGGAGGAGGAAGTTGCAGTGGGCCGTATCTGGTTCATCCAGGATGGCTGTGGCATGGTGTGCGCTTTCATGACCTggtttctggtgttgtatgCTGAATTTGTGGTGAATTTTGTCATGCTGCTCCCCTCTAAAAGTTTTTGGTACTCCCTAATCAACGGAGTGGCATTTAACTTTTTGGCTGTCCTGGCATTGGCATCACACCTACGCACCATGCTGACAGATCCG GGGGCTGTTCCTAAGGGTAATGCCACAAAAGAATACATGGACAGTCTACAACTAAAACCTGGAGAAGTTATTTACAAGTGCCCTAAATGCTGCAGCATCAAGCCAGAAAGAGCCCATCACTGCAG TATCTGCAAGAGATGTATCAGGAAAATGGATCATCACTGTCCCTGGGTGAACAACTGTGTGGGAGAAAACAATCAACGATTctttgttttattcact aTGTACATAGCTTCAATATCTTTGCATGCCCTTTGCCTCAGTGGTTTCCATTTCTTCACTTGTGTCAAAGTCCAGTGGAGTG AGTGCAGTGATTTCTCCCCACCAGTTGCTGTAATGCTTCTTATTTTCCTTTGCCTGGAGGCTCTTCTCTTCCTCACTTTCACTGCTGTCATGTTTGGCACACAAATTCACTCCATCTGCAATGATGAAACG GAAATTGAGAGGCTGAAGAATGAGAAGCCAACATGGGAACGACGAGTGCGCTGGGAGGGAATGAAGGCCGTATTTGGAGGACCTCCTTCTCTTCTGTGGTTCAACCCATTTGCTGGACTACGGCTCCGGCGCCTACTGATGATCCACAGTCGTAAAAGTGGCTCTGAGTTCTCTGTCTGA
- the si:ch73-167i17.6 gene encoding regulator of G-protein signaling 9-binding protein — translation MGKDECKTMLDALNKVTACYRHLVSALGSTSDSQNLREELKKTRKKAQELAVANRTKLTALLKDKSISNDDRAEYERLWVLFTSSMEILEVDMKRSLEIGQSFPLKVPTRHFIQTGMTGSTTTVAARAMSVQNMKYEADANIDTADLKDLESEITQVDQMMEEMEMKVQVAPWAVEAKQEAGAELKSTVSVGNSSVGVISVCEEEPKEGGEGEAGLMKVFAGIIFTAVLLIAGILGYLVINL, via the coding sequence ATGGGTAAAGACGAATGCAAAACGATGCTGGACGCTCTGAACAAAGTGACCGCCTGCTACAGGCACCTGGTCTCGGCTCTGGGCAGCACGTCGGACTCGCAGAACCTACGCGAGGAGCTCAAGAAGACACGCAAGAAGGCGCAGGAATTGGCTGTGGCCAACCGCACCAAACTCACCGCGCTTCTCAAAGACAAGAGCATCAGCAATGACGACAGGGCTGAGTATGAACGCCTGTGGGTGCTGTTCACCAGCAGCATGGAGATCCTGGAGGTGGACATGAAGAGGTCCCTGGAGATTGGGCAGAGCTTCCCACTTAAGGTGCCCACAAGACACTTCATCCAGACGGGCATGACGGGCAGCACCACCACAGTGGCAGCAAGGGCGATGAGCGtacaaaacatgaaatatgaagcAGATGCCAACATCGACACGGCCGACCTCAAAGACCTGGAGTCTGAGATCACTCAGGTGGACCAGATGATGGAGGAGATGGAGATGAAGGTGCAGGTGGCTCCTTGGGCAGTGGAGGCCAAGCAGGAAGCAGGCGCAGAGCTTAAGTCCACTGTCAGCGTGGGCAACTCCTCTGTTGGGGTTAtttctgtgtgtgaggaggagcCCAAAGAAGGTGGAGAAGGCGAAGCAGGTCTCATGAAAGTTTTTGCAGGGATCATTTTCACTGCTGTTTTACTCATAGCTGGCATCCTAGGATACTTAGTTATCAACCTTTGA